The following proteins are encoded in a genomic region of Longimicrobium sp.:
- the glmS gene encoding glutamine--fructose-6-phosphate transaminase (isomerizing), with the protein MCGIVGYIGDQQVAPLLIQGLKRLEYRGYDSAGIAVAKNGHLLVRKEAGKIAELEKLISSDPVEGVYGIAHTRWATHGPPNQRNAHPHVSEKGDFAVVHNGIIENAAALKRKLQERGHTFASDTDTEVLVHLIEDIFNSGITEDGGRAGKLERAVEAALQQIEGTYGIAVISSKDPGKIVAARLGSPLLVGVGENGETFVASDAAAVIAHTRDVIYLDDGDMVTVTENGYTVHRHNVGPVSRPISRVDWDLDEVERGGYEHFMLKEIMEQPDTLRETMRGRLLEEEGNVKLGGLTGMDEELIETERIIILGCGTSWHSGLIGEYMLEDIARIPTDVEYASEFRYRRPVVEPNTLCISISQSGETADTLWAMREAKSQGSTTLGIVNVVGSTIARETDAGVYLHAGPEIGVASTKAFTSQVVVLAMMTVHLGRLRGTLTASRGREIVRALQQLPEQVAQLLQQEEEIKKLALEYKDSRNFLYLGRGYNFPAALEGALKLKEISYIHAEGYPAAEMKHGPIALIDEQMPVVVIAPRDAVYDKVRSNIDEVKARGGCIIGVISEDDTELDKVVDHVIRIPRTHDALTPILASVPLQQLAYHIAVLRGTNVDQPRNLAKSVTVE; encoded by the coding sequence ATGTGCGGGATCGTGGGATACATCGGCGACCAGCAGGTCGCCCCGCTCCTGATCCAGGGGCTCAAGCGGCTGGAGTACCGCGGCTACGACTCGGCCGGCATCGCCGTCGCCAAGAACGGCCACCTCCTGGTCCGCAAGGAAGCCGGGAAGATCGCCGAGCTCGAGAAGCTCATCTCCAGCGACCCGGTCGAGGGCGTCTACGGGATCGCCCACACGCGCTGGGCCACGCACGGCCCGCCCAACCAGCGCAACGCCCACCCGCACGTGTCGGAGAAGGGCGACTTCGCCGTGGTCCACAACGGGATCATCGAGAACGCGGCGGCGCTCAAGCGGAAGCTGCAGGAGCGCGGGCACACCTTCGCCAGCGACACCGACACCGAGGTCCTGGTCCACCTGATCGAGGACATCTTCAACAGCGGCATCACCGAGGACGGCGGCCGCGCCGGCAAGCTGGAGCGCGCCGTGGAGGCCGCGCTGCAGCAGATCGAGGGGACGTACGGGATCGCCGTGATCTCGTCGAAGGACCCGGGGAAGATCGTGGCCGCGCGCCTCGGCAGCCCGCTCCTGGTCGGCGTGGGCGAGAACGGCGAGACGTTCGTGGCCAGCGACGCGGCGGCGGTGATCGCCCACACGCGCGACGTGATCTACCTGGACGACGGCGACATGGTGACGGTGACCGAGAACGGCTACACCGTCCACCGCCACAACGTGGGGCCCGTCAGCCGCCCCATCAGCCGCGTGGACTGGGACCTGGACGAGGTGGAGCGCGGCGGCTACGAGCACTTCATGCTCAAGGAGATCATGGAGCAGCCCGACACGCTCCGTGAGACCATGCGCGGCCGGCTGCTGGAGGAGGAGGGGAACGTCAAGCTGGGCGGGCTGACGGGGATGGACGAGGAGCTGATCGAGACCGAGCGGATCATCATCCTGGGGTGCGGCACCAGCTGGCACAGCGGGCTGATCGGCGAGTACATGCTCGAGGACATCGCCCGCATCCCCACCGACGTGGAGTACGCCAGCGAGTTCCGCTACCGCCGCCCCGTGGTGGAGCCCAACACGCTCTGCATCTCCATCTCCCAGAGCGGCGAGACCGCCGACACCCTCTGGGCCATGCGCGAGGCCAAGAGCCAGGGAAGCACCACGCTGGGGATCGTGAACGTGGTCGGCAGCACCATCGCGCGCGAGACCGACGCCGGCGTGTACCTGCACGCGGGCCCGGAGATCGGCGTGGCGTCGACCAAGGCGTTCACCTCGCAGGTTGTCGTCCTGGCGATGATGACCGTGCACCTCGGCCGCCTGCGGGGGACGCTCACCGCCAGCCGCGGGCGCGAGATCGTGCGCGCGCTGCAGCAGCTTCCCGAGCAGGTCGCGCAGCTGCTGCAGCAGGAAGAGGAGATCAAGAAGCTGGCGCTGGAATACAAGGACAGCCGCAACTTCCTGTACCTGGGCCGCGGCTACAACTTCCCGGCGGCGCTGGAGGGGGCGCTGAAGCTGAAGGAGATCAGCTACATCCATGCGGAAGGATACCCGGCCGCGGAGATGAAGCACGGCCCCATCGCGCTGATCGACGAGCAGATGCCGGTGGTGGTGATCGCGCCGCGCGACGCGGTCTACGACAAGGTGCGCAGCAACATCGACGAGGTGAAGGCGCGCGGCGGGTGCATCATCGGCGTGATCAGCGAGGACGACACCGAGCTGGACAAGGTGGTGGATCACGTGATCCGCATCCCGCGCACGCACGACGCGCTGACGCCGATCCTGGCCAGCGTGCCGCTGCAGCAGCTGGCCTACCACATCGCCGTGCTGCGCGGCACCAACGTCGACCAGCCGCGCAACCTGGCCAAGAGCGTGACGGTGGAGTAA
- a CDS encoding asparaginase: MAERPLPRVLLLATGGTISMRRDPEAGGAVPRLTGREIIESVPGIDAVAELEVREFGRHPGPHMTIERMWELRAAILDAFAEGVDGVVVTHGTDTIEETAYLLDRSLPAEIPVVITGAMRNSSELSWDGPANLMSAVEVASAPEARGRGTMVVMDEEIVQGAEVVKTHTEQAGTFRSPNWGPLGITDKGQALFYRESRRKPTLAPRQPVVPVDLIKIVAGADARLVEASLDSGAHGIVLEAMGRGNVPPAVLPGIHRWIEADRPVVIASRSSRGRVLDTYAYEGGGHQLRELGCIFADHMTGQQARIELILALGVHGRDVQRVRDTVEAGRYDEG; this comes from the coding sequence GTGGCTGAGCGGCCGCTCCCGCGCGTGCTTCTCCTCGCCACCGGCGGCACCATCTCCATGCGCCGCGACCCCGAGGCGGGCGGCGCGGTGCCCCGGCTGACCGGGCGCGAGATCATCGAGTCGGTGCCGGGGATCGACGCCGTCGCGGAGCTGGAGGTGCGCGAGTTCGGGCGCCATCCCGGCCCGCACATGACCATCGAGCGGATGTGGGAGCTGCGCGCCGCCATCCTCGACGCCTTTGCCGAGGGCGTGGACGGCGTGGTGGTGACGCACGGCACCGACACCATCGAGGAGACGGCGTATCTCCTCGACCGCTCGCTCCCGGCCGAGATCCCCGTCGTGATCACCGGGGCGATGCGCAACTCGTCGGAGCTGTCGTGGGACGGCCCGGCGAACCTGATGAGTGCGGTGGAGGTGGCGTCGGCTCCCGAGGCGCGCGGGCGGGGGACGATGGTGGTGATGGACGAGGAGATCGTGCAGGGCGCCGAGGTGGTGAAAACGCACACCGAGCAGGCCGGCACCTTCCGCTCGCCCAACTGGGGGCCACTGGGGATCACCGACAAGGGGCAGGCGCTGTTCTACCGCGAGAGCCGCCGCAAGCCGACGCTGGCGCCGCGGCAGCCGGTCGTCCCCGTCGACCTGATCAAGATCGTGGCCGGCGCCGACGCGCGGCTGGTGGAGGCCAGCCTGGACTCGGGCGCGCACGGCATCGTGCTGGAGGCGATGGGGCGGGGGAACGTGCCCCCCGCGGTGCTCCCCGGCATCCACCGCTGGATCGAGGCGGACCGCCCCGTGGTCATCGCCAGCCGTTCGTCGCGGGGGCGGGTGCTCGACACCTACGCGTACGAGGGCGGCGGCCACCAGCTGCGCGAGTTGGGGTGCATCTTCGCCGACCACATGACCGGGCAGCAGGCGCGGATCGAGCTCATCCTCGCGCTGGGCGTGCACGGCCGCGACGTGCAGCGCGTCCGCGACACGGTGGAGGCGGGGCGGTACGACGAGGGGTAG
- a CDS encoding AMP-binding protein, protein MTQPLDSLLTATARLAPERMALAADAPATWFELERRVRDFADALRGMGVNGGRLGLLLPNVPAFPTAFFGTLRAGAGAVMLNPLLSPRETGEYLADARARGVITIEALEHLVPTGIPKLCVDAADGALETEWDLRPRDAELDGPLPRGDREAVVIHTSAMDGWARGARLTHRNLVSNLNGVIEAMQLTADDCVLGLLPWVHAFGLTVTLNAPVAAGARMVPVERFHPAKVLGWLESECATVISGVPAMFVALVSAAEKHGVPMHRLRIAICGGAPLRGEVARRFEDTFGIPLREGYGITECSPVVLFNRVDRPNRPGTLGYPFPGVDVTLRDARGGMVPPGEPGEICVEGAGVFAGYVGDEGRDPAVFWDGAFRTGDLGVAEPDGAVRFRGVQKRMFTRAGFNVYPREVERALTADPRIAEAWVTAAPDPVKENEVVLTVVPADDAELDEAAVKLICRERLAAYKQPGVITIEN, encoded by the coding sequence GTGACGCAGCCGCTGGACTCCCTGCTGACGGCCACCGCGCGGCTCGCCCCCGAGCGCATGGCCCTGGCCGCCGACGCGCCCGCCACCTGGTTCGAGCTGGAGCGCCGGGTCCGCGACTTCGCCGACGCGCTGCGGGGGATGGGGGTCAACGGCGGCCGCCTGGGCCTTCTCCTCCCCAACGTCCCCGCCTTTCCCACCGCCTTCTTCGGCACCCTGCGCGCGGGCGCCGGCGCGGTGATGCTCAACCCCCTCCTCTCCCCGCGCGAGACCGGCGAGTACCTGGCCGACGCCCGCGCGCGCGGGGTGATCACCATCGAGGCGCTCGAGCACCTCGTCCCCACCGGCATCCCCAAGCTGTGCGTGGACGCGGCCGATGGCGCGCTGGAGACGGAGTGGGACCTCCGCCCGCGCGACGCCGAGCTCGACGGACCGCTCCCGCGCGGCGACCGCGAGGCCGTCGTCATCCACACCTCGGCGATGGACGGGTGGGCGCGCGGGGCGCGGCTCACGCACCGCAACCTCGTCTCCAACCTGAACGGGGTGATCGAGGCGATGCAGCTGACCGCCGACGACTGCGTGCTGGGGCTGCTCCCGTGGGTGCACGCGTTCGGGTTGACGGTGACGCTGAACGCGCCCGTGGCGGCGGGCGCGCGGATGGTGCCGGTGGAGCGCTTCCACCCCGCGAAGGTGCTGGGCTGGCTGGAGTCGGAGTGCGCCACGGTGATCTCCGGCGTTCCCGCGATGTTCGTCGCCCTCGTCTCCGCGGCCGAGAAGCACGGCGTGCCCATGCACCGGCTGCGCATCGCCATCTGCGGCGGCGCGCCGCTGCGGGGCGAGGTGGCGCGGCGCTTCGAGGACACCTTCGGCATCCCCCTGCGCGAGGGCTACGGGATCACCGAGTGCTCGCCCGTGGTCCTGTTCAACCGCGTCGACCGCCCGAACCGCCCGGGGACGCTCGGCTATCCCTTCCCCGGCGTGGACGTGACGCTCCGCGACGCGCGGGGCGGGATGGTGCCGCCGGGCGAGCCGGGGGAGATCTGCGTGGAGGGCGCCGGCGTGTTCGCGGGCTACGTGGGCGACGAGGGGCGCGACCCGGCGGTGTTCTGGGACGGCGCCTTCCGCACCGGCGACCTGGGCGTGGCCGAACCGGACGGCGCCGTGCGCTTCCGCGGCGTGCAGAAGCGCATGTTCACCCGCGCGGGCTTCAACGTCTATCCGCGCGAGGTGGAGCGCGCGCTGACGGCCGACCCGCGCATCGCCGAGGCGTGGGTCACCGCCGCGCCCGACCCGGTGAAGGAGAACGAGGTCGTCCTCACCGTCGTCCCCGCCGACGACGCCGAGCTCGACGAGGCCGCGGTGAAGCTGATCTGCCGCGAGCGCCTGGCCGCCTACAAGCAGCCCGGCGTCATCACCATCGAAAACTGA
- a CDS encoding retropepsin-like aspartic protease: MSAKSPGVYMPPHAHRHLGVSVLAAVCLLVSCVAPASAPLALTASPSAEGVRAAVRSAVGYERLRSLGNGFEIVETDSADRDTVVYRFGLEGELMRLQGGAPSADLGFDGRFAWQVTARSQGVADPLSQRNREKLLTPLWVRGDWWLDERAPFDFATVDSLSDASRVALSLRAPGGLVGSTLFVDRATSLPAELVVEYERGPNRIVYGDWRSVLGFRVPFRVMATYAGSTSSRRVVAVRPLAEPARTAFAVPPLPPGITFDDAQPAALRVARAAPYADGTPGHVFVRPRVDGREVGWWNFDSGAEGMTIDAALADSLGLPVVGRTAVTGADGRRREATIRRARTFTLGRLTYRDPLLLAEDLSATTAPPGTKRGGVVGYPVFRRGVVEFAAGGDSVALYNPATYSLLDRGRWAALSFIDLTPAACAGLEGGRRGLFQLDTGAGGTVSFYAAFVARENLLAGRDTQTVTSTGTGGTFRTTEGHLEWFELAGRRWERPLVEFRTGGFSREGGAGVIGREFLRAFTVVFDYPHLRLALLPADGTAAGEDVVRSLERCR; the protein is encoded by the coding sequence TTGAGCGCGAAGTCCCCCGGCGTGTACATGCCGCCGCACGCGCATAGGCATCTCGGCGTCAGCGTGCTTGCCGCCGTGTGCCTGCTCGTGTCGTGCGTCGCCCCCGCCTCCGCTCCGCTCGCGCTGACCGCTTCCCCGTCCGCCGAGGGAGTACGCGCCGCCGTTCGATCCGCCGTGGGCTACGAGCGCCTGCGCTCGCTCGGCAACGGGTTCGAGATCGTGGAGACGGATTCCGCGGACCGCGACACCGTCGTCTACCGCTTCGGACTGGAAGGCGAGTTGATGCGGCTGCAGGGCGGCGCACCGTCAGCCGATCTCGGGTTCGACGGCCGCTTCGCCTGGCAGGTGACCGCGCGCAGCCAGGGCGTGGCCGACCCGCTGTCGCAGCGCAACCGCGAGAAGCTGCTGACGCCGTTGTGGGTGCGCGGTGATTGGTGGCTGGACGAGCGGGCGCCGTTCGACTTCGCGACGGTGGATTCGCTCTCCGACGCCTCGCGGGTCGCGCTGTCGCTGAGGGCGCCCGGCGGCCTGGTGGGGAGCACCCTCTTCGTCGACCGCGCGACCTCACTGCCGGCGGAACTGGTGGTGGAGTACGAGCGCGGGCCCAACCGCATCGTCTACGGCGACTGGCGATCGGTGCTCGGGTTCCGCGTGCCTTTCCGCGTGATGGCGACGTACGCCGGCAGCACGTCCAGCCGCCGCGTCGTGGCCGTGCGCCCGCTGGCGGAGCCGGCGCGGACGGCGTTCGCGGTGCCGCCGCTGCCGCCCGGTATCACCTTCGACGACGCGCAGCCCGCCGCGCTGCGGGTGGCGCGCGCGGCGCCGTACGCGGACGGCACGCCGGGACACGTGTTCGTGCGGCCGCGGGTGGACGGCCGCGAGGTGGGGTGGTGGAACTTCGACAGCGGGGCCGAGGGAATGACGATCGACGCCGCCCTGGCGGACTCGCTCGGGCTGCCGGTGGTCGGGCGCACCGCCGTCACCGGCGCCGACGGCCGCCGGCGCGAGGCCACCATCCGCCGCGCGCGCACCTTCACGCTCGGCCGGCTGACCTACCGCGATCCCCTGCTGCTGGCCGAGGACCTGTCCGCGACCACGGCGCCGCCGGGGACGAAGCGTGGCGGCGTGGTCGGCTATCCCGTCTTCCGCCGCGGCGTGGTGGAGTTCGCCGCCGGCGGCGACTCGGTGGCGCTGTACAACCCGGCGACGTACTCGCTCCTGGATAGAGGGCGCTGGGCGGCGCTGTCGTTCATCGACCTGACGCCGGCGGCGTGCGCGGGGCTGGAGGGCGGCCGGCGCGGGCTCTTCCAGCTCGACACCGGCGCCGGTGGCACGGTCAGCTTCTACGCCGCGTTCGTGGCGAGGGAGAACCTGCTCGCCGGGCGCGACACGCAGACGGTCACCAGCACGGGCACGGGCGGGACGTTCCGCACCACCGAGGGCCACCTGGAGTGGTTCGAGTTGGCCGGACGTCGCTGGGAGCGGCCTCTCGTCGAGTTCCGCACCGGCGGGTTCAGCCGCGAGGGTGGGGCGGGGGTGATCGGGAGAGAATTCCTGCGGGCGTTCACCGTCGTCTTCGACTACCCGCACCTCCGCCTGGCGCTGCTGCCGGCGGATGGAACGGCCGCCGGCGAAGACGTGGTGCGGTCGCTGGAGCGGTGCCGTTGA
- a CDS encoding ABC transporter permease, which translates to MEALPRWLRRLSRLAHRRRLEREMDDEMRFHVEMEAAELVREGMPPAEARRQALLRFGGVERFKEEARDAWPLRGAERVLADLRYALRSLRRARGFTTAAVLALALGIGANAAVFGTVDSIAFRPLAARAPEELVALYGVQGEAGLLNFSWPAFQDFRRGAAAFSDLAAFTEGPVSLGGRTEPEIAWAVHASDNYFTLLGVKPALGAFFGPGDLDAPVVVLSHALWLRRFGGYPDVVGRTLPVNGTPFTVVGVAPAQFTGTRLFTYEPSVWLPAGMHANTIPGSAGLLARHDAARFILLGRLRPGVTPARARAGADAVARRLAAEHPELYRGLRTRLVSNRTPINPWLAPPARIAAAARMVLLGVALVLLIACADVAILLLARMTVRRREMAIRLSLGASRRRLVQQLLTESVALAALGAAAALPVAWLAMRGVQRLFPRLEYASTLRPAAGARVFAYAALLALGAAVVFGLAPALQACRRSPAPGLRGGEAGPGGRRPGLRELLVVAQVALSVLVLVSAGLFLRSLRQARSLDPGFAVDGALAFTLDPRLAPAYDSARSRLVYARVLGRLAELPGVRAVGRAASVPLDGNSAVVRVFADGAPADPERAPVAEYILSGPGWFRAIGTPLVAGRDFVAADTGARSEPVVVNEVLARRLWPGEPAVGKRLRLDSAAGPPLEVVGVARASKYRALGEAPRAAVWRDLDRAARSRSTVVVRAAGNEAALLPAVRAAVREADPALPLIGLGTLRERVSVAYAAVRSGASAALGFGVLAVLLAASGIYGVVSYDVTQRRREIAIRMALGAGRAAVVRLVVGRALRLALAGTVLGLLGAVAVPTGIERMLFGVSRTDPLALAASVVLFCAIAALAAFLPAQRAARLDPMRVLRLE; encoded by the coding sequence ATGGAAGCACTCCCGCGGTGGCTGCGCCGCCTCTCGCGCCTGGCGCACAGGCGGCGCCTGGAGCGCGAGATGGACGACGAGATGCGCTTCCACGTGGAGATGGAGGCCGCGGAGCTCGTGCGCGAGGGGATGCCGCCGGCCGAGGCCCGCCGCCAGGCGCTGCTCCGCTTCGGCGGCGTGGAGCGGTTCAAGGAGGAGGCGCGCGACGCCTGGCCGCTGCGCGGGGCCGAGCGCGTGCTGGCCGACCTGCGCTACGCGCTGCGCTCCCTGCGCCGCGCCCGCGGCTTCACCACGGCGGCGGTGCTTGCGCTGGCGCTGGGGATCGGCGCCAACGCCGCCGTGTTCGGCACCGTGGACTCCATTGCCTTCCGCCCGCTGGCCGCGCGCGCGCCGGAGGAGCTGGTGGCGCTCTACGGCGTGCAGGGCGAAGCCGGGCTGCTGAACTTCTCCTGGCCCGCCTTCCAGGACTTCCGCCGCGGCGCCGCCGCCTTCTCCGACCTCGCGGCCTTCACCGAGGGTCCGGTGAGCCTGGGCGGGCGGACCGAGCCCGAGATCGCCTGGGCCGTGCACGCGAGCGACAACTACTTCACCCTGCTGGGGGTGAAGCCGGCGCTGGGTGCCTTCTTCGGGCCGGGCGACCTGGATGCGCCGGTGGTGGTGCTGAGCCACGCGCTCTGGCTGCGGCGCTTCGGCGGCTACCCCGACGTGGTGGGGCGCACGCTGCCCGTGAACGGCACCCCCTTCACCGTGGTGGGCGTGGCACCCGCCCAGTTCACCGGCACCCGCCTCTTCACCTACGAGCCGAGCGTGTGGCTCCCGGCGGGGATGCACGCCAATACGATCCCCGGGAGCGCGGGGCTGCTGGCCAGGCACGACGCGGCGCGCTTCATCCTGCTGGGGCGGCTGCGTCCCGGGGTGACGCCGGCCCGGGCGCGCGCCGGCGCCGACGCGGTGGCGCGGCGGCTGGCGGCAGAGCATCCCGAGCTGTACCGGGGGCTGCGCACCCGGCTGGTCTCCAACCGGACGCCGATCAACCCCTGGCTGGCGCCCCCCGCGCGGATCGCCGCCGCCGCGCGGATGGTGCTGCTGGGCGTGGCGCTGGTGCTGCTGATCGCCTGCGCCGACGTGGCCATCCTGCTGCTGGCGCGCATGACGGTGCGCCGCCGCGAGATGGCGATCCGGCTGTCGCTGGGCGCCTCGCGGAGGCGGCTGGTGCAGCAGCTGCTCACCGAGAGCGTGGCGCTGGCCGCCCTGGGTGCCGCGGCGGCGCTCCCCGTGGCCTGGCTGGCGATGCGCGGCGTGCAGCGGCTGTTTCCCCGCCTGGAGTACGCCTCCACCCTCCGCCCCGCCGCCGGCGCGCGGGTGTTCGCGTACGCGGCGCTGCTGGCCCTGGGCGCGGCCGTGGTGTTCGGCCTGGCCCCCGCGCTCCAGGCCTGCCGGCGGAGCCCGGCGCCCGGGCTGCGCGGGGGCGAGGCCGGACCCGGCGGGCGGAGGCCAGGGCTGCGCGAGCTGCTGGTGGTGGCCCAGGTGGCGCTCTCGGTGCTGGTGCTGGTGAGCGCGGGGCTCTTCCTGCGCAGCCTGCGCCAGGCGCGCTCCCTCGACCCCGGCTTCGCGGTCGACGGCGCGCTGGCCTTCACCCTCGACCCGCGGCTCGCGCCGGCGTACGACAGCGCGCGCAGCCGGCTCGTCTACGCGCGCGTGCTGGGCCGGCTGGCGGAGCTCCCCGGCGTGCGGGCGGTGGGGCGCGCGGCGTCGGTGCCGCTGGACGGGAACAGCGCGGTGGTACGGGTCTTCGCCGACGGCGCGCCGGCCGATCCGGAGCGCGCTCCCGTGGCCGAGTACATCCTTAGCGGGCCCGGCTGGTTCCGCGCGATCGGCACCCCGCTCGTGGCGGGACGCGACTTCGTGGCGGCCGACACCGGCGCCCGCAGCGAGCCCGTGGTGGTCAACGAGGTGCTGGCGCGCCGGCTCTGGCCGGGGGAGCCGGCGGTGGGGAAGCGGCTGCGCCTGGATTCGGCCGCGGGTCCGCCGCTGGAGGTGGTGGGCGTGGCGCGCGCGTCGAAGTACCGCGCCCTCGGCGAGGCGCCGCGCGCGGCCGTCTGGCGCGACCTGGACCGCGCCGCGCGCTCGCGCAGCACCGTGGTGGTGCGTGCCGCCGGCAACGAGGCCGCGCTCCTTCCCGCGGTGCGTGCCGCGGTGCGCGAGGCCGACCCCGCGCTTCCCCTGATCGGGCTCGGCACGCTGCGCGAACGCGTGTCGGTGGCGTACGCCGCGGTGCGGAGCGGTGCCTCGGCCGCGCTCGGCTTCGGCGTCCTGGCCGTGCTGCTGGCGGCCTCGGGGATCTACGGGGTGGTCTCCTACGACGTCACCCAGCGCCGGCGCGAGATCGCCATCCGGATGGCGCTCGGCGCCGGGCGGGCGGCGGTGGTGCGCCTGGTGGTGGGGCGCGCGCTGCGGCTGGCGCTGGCGGGCACGGTGCTGGGATTGCTGGGGGCGGTCGCCGTTCCCACCGGGATCGAGCGCATGCTCTTCGGCGTCTCGCGCACCGACCCGCTCGCGCTCGCCGCCTCGGTGGTCCTCTTCTGCGCGATCGCGGCGCTGGCGGCGTTCCTCCCGGCGCAGCGGGCGGCGCGCCTCGACCCGATGCGCGTGCTGCGCCTGGAGTAG
- the glmM gene encoding phosphoglucosamine mutase, with the protein MLDTSKLMVSVSGVRGRVGDGLTPEVIAWFAAAFGAYARRRGPGKTVVIGRDSRVSGAMFARAATAALQAAGCDVVDVGIAATPSVQLAVEDLKAAGGLAVTASHNPIEWNALKFIGPSGMFLDADEGKEMRALLDGEIPRATWQELGGWRADEGAAERHVQRILAIPFLDVERIRSMRYHVALDCVRGAGGTIFPRLLEALGCTVDAINLETDGLFPREPEPVAENLGELEALVRRTGAAVGLATDPDVDRLSLVSEQGKAIGEDYTLALASALVLRHRPGALVTNLSTSRLMDDVAAKAGVPLFRAPVGEINVARRMQAENATVGGEGNGGVILPDVHLTRDAPVAAALVLQLLAETGQPLSELAAEIGRYEIVKEKLPRPGQPLDAVYDALAARFPEAEADRQDGLRLSWPEKKSWAHLRPSGTEPIVRIICEAPTRDEAQGLVDTLRAALPE; encoded by the coding sequence ATGCTGGATACTTCGAAGCTGATGGTGAGCGTCTCCGGCGTCCGCGGGCGCGTGGGCGACGGGCTGACGCCGGAGGTGATCGCTTGGTTCGCGGCCGCGTTCGGCGCATACGCGCGGCGCCGCGGGCCGGGGAAGACGGTGGTGATCGGCCGCGACAGCCGCGTCTCCGGGGCGATGTTCGCGCGCGCCGCCACCGCCGCGCTGCAGGCCGCCGGCTGCGACGTGGTGGACGTGGGCATCGCCGCCACGCCGAGCGTGCAGCTGGCGGTGGAGGACCTGAAGGCGGCGGGGGGATTGGCCGTCACCGCGAGCCACAATCCCATCGAGTGGAACGCGCTGAAGTTCATCGGCCCCAGCGGGATGTTCCTGGACGCCGACGAGGGGAAGGAGATGCGCGCGCTGCTGGACGGCGAGATCCCGCGCGCGACCTGGCAGGAGCTGGGGGGATGGCGCGCGGACGAGGGCGCCGCCGAGCGCCACGTCCAGCGCATCCTGGCCATCCCCTTCCTCGACGTGGAGCGGATCCGCTCGATGCGCTACCACGTTGCGCTCGACTGCGTGCGCGGCGCGGGGGGGACGATCTTCCCGCGGCTGCTCGAGGCGCTCGGCTGCACCGTCGACGCGATCAACCTGGAGACCGACGGCCTCTTCCCGCGCGAGCCCGAGCCCGTCGCGGAGAACCTGGGCGAGCTGGAGGCGCTGGTCCGCCGCACCGGCGCCGCGGTCGGCCTGGCGACGGACCCGGACGTGGACCGCCTCTCCCTCGTCTCCGAGCAGGGGAAGGCGATCGGCGAGGACTACACGCTCGCCCTCGCCTCGGCGCTGGTGCTGCGCCACCGGCCGGGCGCGCTGGTCACCAACCTCTCCACCAGCCGCCTGATGGACGACGTGGCCGCGAAGGCCGGCGTGCCGCTCTTCCGCGCGCCGGTGGGCGAGATCAACGTGGCGCGGCGGATGCAAGCGGAGAACGCCACCGTCGGCGGCGAGGGGAACGGCGGGGTGATCCTCCCCGACGTGCACCTGACGCGCGACGCGCCGGTCGCGGCCGCGCTGGTGCTGCAGCTGCTGGCGGAGACGGGGCAGCCGCTGAGCGAGCTGGCGGCGGAGATCGGCCGCTACGAGATCGTGAAGGAAAAGCTGCCGCGCCCCGGCCAGCCGCTCGACGCCGTCTACGACGCGCTGGCGGCGCGCTTCCCCGAGGCCGAGGCGGACCGGCAGGACGGGCTGCGCCTCTCCTGGCCGGAGAAGAAGAGCTGGGCGCATCTCCGCCCGTCGGGGACGGAGCCGATCGTCCGCATCATCTGCGAAGCCCCCACGCGCGACGAGGCGCAGGGGCTGGTGGATACGCTGCGGGCGGCGCTGCCGGAGTGA
- a CDS encoding UPF0158 family protein → MTKIQIDEGELLMAMDSGDGTDLWYLDRRTGAVILTDEDYLLDDESDEDEEEDELLDEDAAVRKMIDEDKEDRYLPIPSLSSDEGFRIMERFAGTVDDRRIREELFDALDRRRPFRSFKDALLAHPEVREQWFTYHENQLREAALDWLRSEEIDAELVPFVDRSSEESASP, encoded by the coding sequence ATGACGAAGATCCAGATCGACGAGGGCGAGCTGCTGATGGCGATGGACAGCGGCGACGGAACGGACCTCTGGTACCTGGACCGCCGGACCGGCGCGGTGATCCTTACCGACGAGGATTATCTTCTGGACGACGAGAGCGACGAGGACGAGGAAGAAGACGAGCTCCTGGATGAAGACGCGGCGGTCCGGAAGATGATCGACGAGGACAAGGAAGATCGCTACCTGCCGATCCCGTCGCTCTCGTCGGACGAGGGGTTCCGGATCATGGAGCGCTTCGCCGGCACGGTGGATGACCGGCGCATTCGCGAGGAGCTGTTCGACGCGCTCGACAGACGGCGGCCGTTCCGGTCGTTCAAGGATGCGCTCCTTGCCCATCCCGAGGTGCGCGAGCAATGGTTCACGTACCACGAGAACCAGCTGCGCGAGGCGGCGCTCGACTGGCTGCGCAGCGAGGAGATCGACGCCGAGCTGGTGCCCTTCGTCGATCGCAGCTCGGAGGAGTCCGCCTCCCCCTGA